One genomic region from Candidatus Palauibacter scopulicola encodes:
- a CDS encoding ABC transporter permease has translation MTGRLWRIGWRTLGRNRKRTVLTALGLGVGYFAVVFMVGWAEGVSTGLVENATSLVSGPIEIHDADYRPERSLYETIGGREGDDVGEILRTIEADPSVVAAAPRVYASGLVSSGEATLAGVLLGVDPEREVALTRFLDPLAAGRLPATGRYEAVVGDEMARQLELSVGDELIVVASAADGSMGNDLYTVTGIFRTGLLEFDASTMVMPVADLQTLVVLDPDRVHEIAVSTDDPSQADLTAARLAAALGAPERAMSVASWTELNPVLAQYVALADATYWIFIVLIYSVASFGIANTTLMATFERRREFAVMLALGASPRSVVGTVLSEAVATGVMGLALGTVVTVPLLVWFSTAPPDLSWLYGSLTVEGVLLTPSLRVGTNVPAWTWATIGLIVTALVSALYPAIRAARVPPADTLSGL, from the coding sequence GTGACGGGCCGGTTGTGGCGAATCGGGTGGCGCACCCTCGGTCGCAACCGGAAGCGAACAGTTCTCACCGCGCTCGGCCTCGGGGTCGGCTACTTCGCCGTGGTGTTCATGGTCGGATGGGCCGAGGGGGTCTCGACGGGACTCGTCGAGAACGCCACGTCGCTCGTCAGTGGACCGATCGAGATCCACGATGCCGACTACCGGCCCGAGCGCAGCCTGTACGAGACCATCGGCGGCCGCGAGGGTGACGACGTCGGGGAGATCCTGCGCACCATCGAGGCCGATCCATCGGTTGTGGCGGCCGCCCCGCGCGTGTACGCGAGCGGGCTCGTGAGCTCCGGCGAAGCGACACTGGCCGGCGTGCTGCTCGGCGTCGACCCCGAGCGCGAGGTGGCGCTGACCCGTTTTCTGGATCCCCTGGCAGCGGGCCGCCTGCCTGCCACCGGCCGCTACGAAGCCGTGGTGGGAGACGAGATGGCGCGGCAGCTCGAGCTGAGCGTCGGCGACGAACTCATCGTCGTGGCCTCGGCGGCGGACGGCTCGATGGGCAACGACCTGTACACGGTCACCGGCATCTTTCGGACCGGCCTGCTCGAGTTCGATGCCAGCACCATGGTCATGCCGGTCGCAGACCTCCAGACGCTCGTGGTCCTCGATCCGGATCGGGTCCACGAAATCGCGGTCAGCACTGACGATCCGTCGCAGGCCGACCTGACCGCGGCCCGCCTCGCAGCCGCCCTTGGGGCCCCGGAACGGGCGATGTCGGTCGCGTCATGGACGGAACTCAATCCCGTGCTTGCCCAGTATGTCGCGCTCGCCGATGCGACGTACTGGATCTTCATCGTCCTCATTTACTCGGTCGCCAGCTTCGGGATCGCCAACACGACGCTGATGGCCACCTTCGAACGCCGCCGCGAGTTCGCCGTCATGCTGGCGCTGGGTGCATCGCCGCGGTCCGTGGTCGGCACGGTGCTGTCCGAGGCGGTCGCGACCGGCGTCATGGGGCTGGCCCTCGGGACCGTCGTCACGGTGCCGCTGCTGGTCTGGTTCTCCACGGCGCCGCCCGACCTCTCATGGCTCTACGGAAGCCTCACCGTGGAGGGCGTCCTGCTGACGCCGAGTCTCCGCGTGGGGACCAACGTGCCGGCATGGACCTGGGCGACCATCGGCCTGATCGTCACGGCACTCGTCTCCGCCCTCTACCCGGCAATCCGTGCGGCGCGGGTGCCGC
- a CDS encoding outer membrane lipoprotein-sorting protein, which produces MWLALAGTILQLAVAAPARAQVDPIAIIDRVDRLQRGESSRGVATMEIVTEHWERRMTMEIWSLGTDYSLVRLQAPRREAGTATLKAAEDIWNYLPKVDRTIKVPASMMGGSWMGSHFTNDDLVKDSRLVEDYDIELVFDGEDADGVAVWDFRLTPKPEVPVVWGHIDYRIRQADDMPVRAEFFDEDGELARTIEHGDYAEFSGRIVPRVMNMHPADKPDERTTIRYEELEFDIDVDPSFFSLRTLQRGG; this is translated from the coding sequence ATGTGGCTCGCGCTTGCGGGCACGATCCTGCAGCTGGCCGTCGCGGCGCCGGCCCGGGCCCAGGTGGACCCGATCGCCATCATCGATCGGGTGGACCGGCTGCAGCGCGGCGAGTCCAGCCGGGGCGTCGCGACGATGGAGATCGTGACCGAGCACTGGGAGCGGCGGATGACGATGGAGATCTGGTCGCTCGGCACGGACTATTCGCTCGTCCGCCTGCAGGCGCCGCGGAGGGAGGCCGGAACGGCGACTCTGAAGGCCGCCGAGGACATCTGGAACTACCTCCCCAAGGTCGATCGGACGATCAAGGTTCCCGCCTCGATGATGGGCGGATCGTGGATGGGATCGCACTTCACGAACGACGACCTGGTCAAGGACAGCAGGCTCGTCGAGGACTACGACATCGAACTCGTGTTCGACGGAGAGGATGCGGACGGCGTGGCTGTCTGGGACTTTCGCCTGACCCCCAAGCCGGAGGTGCCCGTCGTCTGGGGGCACATCGACTACCGGATCCGGCAGGCCGACGACATGCCGGTCCGGGCGGAGTTCTTCGACGAGGACGGCGAGCTGGCCAGAACCATAGAGCACGGCGACTACGCCGAGTTCAGCGGGCGGATCGTTCCCAGGGTCATGAACATGCACCCGGCGGACAAGCCGGACGAACGCACGACGATCCGCTACGAGGAGCTCGAGTTCGACATCGACGTCGATCCATCCTTCTTCTCGCTCCGGACCCTGCAGCGCGGGGGGTAG
- a CDS encoding aminotransferase class I/II-fold pyridoxal phosphate-dependent enzyme — MDSQHTFSRRHFVGGAAAALGVAGLNPTAVIGAGLRPPPKGVEPLDPYDDLAKLSSNENPYGPSEKMLEAMKGAWKYSNRYGYPDGDILEKIADSHGVPTDHVMINAGSGETLRVAGLAFLRHEEKVVGVTPTYLTVYRVASGIDADVIERPLLPDYTQDIDDLIEVTNRNYRDVGMVYICNPNNPTGVIVPGDDIRRLLDGIPEDIPVLIDEAYHHFIEDPRYETAIPYIKEGRKVLVTRTFSKIYGLAGMRLGYGVATPDMIDEMRDYATGSVNALVKWGGVAALEDKEYEAWIKETSNTLRDQTADVLRGQGFEVLPSETNFFMVRTGRPTAEVRAEFRKREVAVGRDFPPMLDWLRVSVGTEDEMNRFLTAWNEIFPDGMTAADSNSRS; from the coding sequence ATGGATTCCCAGCACACGTTCTCACGCCGACACTTCGTGGGCGGCGCCGCCGCGGCCCTGGGCGTCGCGGGCCTGAACCCGACCGCGGTCATCGGCGCCGGACTCAGGCCGCCCCCGAAGGGCGTCGAGCCGCTCGACCCCTACGACGATCTCGCCAAGCTCTCCTCCAACGAGAACCCGTATGGGCCCTCGGAGAAGATGCTGGAGGCAATGAAGGGGGCCTGGAAGTACTCGAACCGGTACGGCTATCCCGACGGCGACATCCTCGAGAAGATCGCGGACTCGCACGGGGTCCCCACCGATCACGTGATGATCAACGCGGGCTCCGGCGAGACGCTGCGCGTGGCGGGCCTCGCCTTCCTGCGCCACGAGGAGAAGGTCGTCGGCGTGACGCCCACCTACCTCACCGTCTATCGCGTCGCCTCCGGGATCGACGCGGATGTGATCGAGCGCCCGCTCCTGCCCGACTACACGCAGGACATCGACGATCTCATCGAGGTCACGAACCGCAACTACCGCGATGTGGGCATGGTCTACATCTGCAATCCGAACAACCCCACCGGCGTCATCGTGCCGGGGGACGACATCCGGCGCCTGCTGGACGGGATTCCGGAGGACATCCCCGTCCTCATCGACGAGGCGTACCACCACTTCATCGAGGACCCGCGCTACGAGACGGCCATCCCCTACATCAAGGAGGGCCGCAAGGTGCTCGTGACGCGCACCTTCTCGAAGATCTACGGGCTGGCGGGCATGCGCCTCGGCTACGGGGTCGCGACGCCCGACATGATCGACGAGATGCGGGACTACGCGACGGGCAGCGTGAACGCGCTCGTGAAGTGGGGCGGCGTCGCCGCGCTCGAGGACAAGGAGTACGAGGCCTGGATCAAGGAGACCTCGAACACGCTCCGCGACCAGACCGCCGACGTCCTCAGGGGCCAGGGCTTCGAGGTGCTCCCGTCGGAGACCAACTTCTTCATGGTCCGCACGGGACGTCCGACGGCCGAGGTCAGGGCCGAGTTCCGCAAGCGCGAGGTGGCCGTCGGGCGCGACTTCCCGCCCATGCTCGACTGGCTGCGCGTCTCCGTGGGGACGGAAGACGAGATGAACCGCTTCCTGACGGCGTGGAACGAGATCTTCCCCGACGGCATGACCGCGGCGGACAGCAACAGCCGCTCGTAA
- the apaG gene encoding Co2+/Mg2+ efflux protein ApaG, which translates to MAPHETTPDDGIPPIVPDAMAIRVRPEYVAEHSDPAVWRYVFVYHITIENVGTETAQLFWRHWLIHDLVAGDHEVEGEGVVGQSPVLKPGDSHRYNSFCILRGPTGHMEGFYHFRRRDGSVFRAPIPRFHFHAPPEAVGTLFS; encoded by the coding sequence ATGGCCCCTCACGAGACCACCCCCGATGACGGCATTCCCCCCATCGTCCCGGACGCGATGGCCATCCGCGTCCGTCCGGAGTACGTGGCCGAGCACTCGGACCCGGCAGTTTGGCGCTACGTCTTCGTGTACCACATCACGATCGAGAATGTGGGAACGGAGACGGCGCAACTCTTCTGGCGCCACTGGCTCATCCACGATCTCGTGGCCGGCGACCACGAGGTGGAGGGGGAGGGCGTCGTCGGGCAGTCTCCGGTGCTGAAACCGGGGGATTCGCACCGCTACAACAGCTTCTGCATCCTGCGAGGTCCGACGGGCCACATGGAGGGGTTCTACCACTTCCGGCGCCGCGACGGGTCCGTCTTCCGCGCCCCGATCCCGCGCTTCCACTTCCACGCGCCGCCCGAAGCCGTGGGCACGCTGTTCAGCTAG
- a CDS encoding TenA family protein: MAEPLHRVLWARNAGLAEACLRSPFVRGLGDGSLDQEEFRRYVAQDAFFLRAFFSAYALVAARTADRMKVANNLVFLMAGVLKELELHRHYAEMLRIDLESVTPNAAAKDYTDFLAETAWNADAGETLAAMTPCMRLYAWLGQQLRATDYGESPYTEWIDTYGAPEFERLARDLEVLLDDLAADMPERAAEVYAEAMRYELAFFEAFGG, translated from the coding sequence ATGGCAGAACCGCTGCACCGAGTGCTCTGGGCCCGCAACGCCGGCCTCGCCGAGGCCTGCCTGCGCTCCCCGTTCGTGCGCGGCCTCGGCGACGGATCTCTGGATCAGGAGGAGTTCCGGCGATACGTGGCCCAGGACGCCTTCTTCCTGCGGGCCTTCTTCAGCGCCTACGCGCTGGTCGCCGCGCGCACCGCCGACCGGATGAAGGTCGCGAACAACCTGGTCTTTCTGATGGCGGGAGTCCTTAAGGAACTCGAACTTCATCGCCACTACGCCGAGATGCTCCGAATCGATCTCGAGTCCGTCACGCCCAACGCCGCCGCGAAGGACTACACGGATTTCCTCGCGGAGACGGCCTGGAACGCGGATGCGGGCGAGACTCTGGCCGCGATGACGCCCTGCATGCGGTTGTACGCCTGGCTTGGGCAGCAGTTGCGTGCGACCGACTACGGGGAGAGCCCGTACACGGAGTGGATCGACACGTACGGCGCCCCGGAGTTCGAACGCCTCGCCCGGGACCTCGAAGTGTTGCTCGACGACCTGGCCGCCGACATGCCGGAGCGGGCGGCGGAGGTCTACGCCGAGGCCATGCGCTACGAACTCGCCTTCTTCGAGGCGTTCGGGGGATAG